One genomic region from Diabrotica undecimpunctata isolate CICGRU chromosome 9, icDiaUnde3, whole genome shotgun sequence encodes:
- the LOC140451429 gene encoding farnesyl pyrophosphate synthase-like translates to MIKIISQSVFTKHALKIIGRSNQKRRLTNQTKRHPVTEASPIDFKEEETILKKLVPQIREDVTNESLIYHTNMPKIKRQFQKLFDDAVENLKLKYLASPLTTINAYKHFKRDYTEEELMKAGILGWCFKLQDIAMIIIDDILDESVTRYNKPVLYRKVGIKQAITDSIYFETSANFLLLKHFSEHKYFAKIQKELICNLGPTTISQRKELTKYNLEDFEVYESLVKSFPFLIHGVSSAMYLANIQDPELHSIVKKFCMDICIFGKRYDDFTALVEPTTPLEKDNTDIAASRITWMAVQVSKLATPQQKKTFMEHYGSSDPKSISIIFDIYQELNLVEYFDIYREKFYDDMHTRIHNLPHQLPKQFFYDILDYAVINCFYA, encoded by the exons ACATCCAGTTACCGAAGCATCACCCATAGATTTCAAAGAGGAGGAAACTATTCTAAAGAAACTCGTCCCACAAATTCGAGAGGATGTGACAAACGAATCTTTAATTTATCACACTAACATGCCAAAAATTAAAAGACAGTTCCAAAAACTTTTTGACGACGCAGTGGAAAATCTTAAGCTGAAATATCTGGCATCTCCCTTAACAACAATTAATGCGTACAAGCATTTTAAAAGAGATTACACAGAAGAGGAGTTGATGAAGGCCGGAATTTTAGGATGGTGCTTTAAATTG caaGATATCGCCATGATTATCATTGATGACATACTGGATGAATCAGTAACCCGTTACAATAAACCAGTCTTGTATAGAAAAGTAGGAATAAAACAAGCTATCACAGATTCTATATATTTTGAAACAAGCGCCAACTTTCTACTCTTAAAACATTTTTCTGAACACAAGTATTTTGCTAAAATCCAGAAAGAGCTGATATGTAACCTGGGACCTACTACAATATCACAGAGGAAAGAGCTTACAAAGTATAACCTGGAAGACTTTGAAGTTTATGAAAGTTTGGTAAAGTCATTTCCGTTTTTAATACATGGTGTCTCGTCTGCGATGTACCTGGCTAATATTCAGGATCCAGAGCTTCACTCCATAGTGAAAAAGTTTTGTATGGATATTTGTATATTTGGAAAAAGATAT GATGATTTTACTGCACTTGTAGAACCAACTACTCCTCTTGAAAAAGACAACACAGATATAGCTGCTTCCAGAATCACATGGATGGCTGTCCAAGTGTCTAAGCTAGCAACTCCTCAACAAAAAAAGACTTTTATGGAACACTACGGTAGCTCAGATCCTAAATCAATTTCGATCATTTTTGATATATACCAAGAACTTAATTTAGTTGAATATTTCGATATATATAGGGAGAAATTTTACGACGACATGCACACTCGAATCCATAACTTACCTCACCAGTTACCAAAACAGTTTTTCTACGATATATTGGATTATGCTGTAATAAATTGTTTCTATGCTTAA